In Desulfomonile tiedjei DSM 6799, a genomic segment contains:
- a CDS encoding PAS domain S-box protein — translation MAILIGNREVHRSVVLIVATFLVLYLTSTYDYLLFHSLAEIFSILIGCGIFLIAYNVRQFLRNNYFLFIGVAYFFVAGLDLVHMFAYKGMGIFSSHDANLPTQLWIAARYLQSISLLVAPLFIGRKPGVFVLIAIFSAIFSFLLLSIFYLRIFPACYVEGSGLTTFKIVSEYTICLILSGALIFVLARKEEFDAQVLRLIIGSIVVTIFSELSFTLYISVYGFANFLGHFLKIVAFYLLYRALIEIGLRMPYRLLFRELASEKEALRKSEAEYRNLVDNLNDIIFKIDAEGKLTYVSKPVTSVLGYEPQELVNRYFASFIHPEDATRFSEGIQHCLEERIYQNEFRICTKQGEYRRVTTSSRATMEHGKAVGVQGIVTDITDITERKRAEEELKQSEARLVRSQAIAHLGSWELDLVNDILTWSDEVYRIFGLQPQEFKATYGAFLEAVHPDDRAAVDEAYSSSLREERDTYEIVHRVIRRSNSEVRTVHERCDHIRDKSGRIVRSIGMVHDITERKKAEDKLRESEERNRFLAGVVESALQPFAVGHVDGTISTFNKAYCDLVGYTEAELRHMDWFQNLTPPEYRDFESAKLAELRATKTPVRYEKEYIRKDGTRVPVELLVHLTTNSKGEPVFYSFITDLTDHKRVEAAIRALNQELEQRVLERTAELADSNEKLKAEVEERRQAEQKFRSIFENSLDGLLFLSPSDGSILLANSAACALFGYSEPDLLKLSRDSIFAPELDGFEREKQSRSFRGELNCMRRDGTTFPAEISSAIFHDAAGEERSCVVIRDITQRKKSEEALLKWGQVFEHAQWGIVVSSDDKKSLAFMNPEFAKMHGYTLEELTGRPILDVFAPDERSGLADHIAIANEKGHHIWESKHIRKNGTVFPVLIDATAVKDETGEVLYRVVNVQDITERKHAENMLRRTLDDLSRSNADLQQFAYVASHDLQEPLRNVATCLQMLEKKYKHQLGEDADRYIRFAVDGAVRMKALIQDLLTYSRVATGEKISEHIECGQILDQTLENLRSTIIETSAEITHDPLPTIAADPTQLLQVFQNLIANAMKFRGGKRPHIHVSAERNAHGWVFSIRDNGIGIASRHVDRIFVIFQRLNKRSEYDGTGMGLAIVKKIIERHGGKVWVESEVGEGSTFYFTIPHSTRAERAQKFR, via the coding sequence ATGGCAATTCTGATTGGTAATCGTGAAGTACACCGGAGTGTGGTTCTCATCGTTGCTACGTTTCTGGTCCTGTATTTGACAAGCACATATGATTATCTACTTTTCCATAGTCTGGCAGAGATCTTCAGCATCTTAATCGGCTGCGGCATTTTTCTGATCGCATATAATGTTCGGCAATTCTTGAGGAATAATTATTTCCTCTTCATTGGTGTAGCTTATTTCTTTGTAGCTGGTTTGGATCTGGTCCATATGTTTGCCTATAAGGGTATGGGGATCTTCTCGAGTCATGATGCCAACTTACCCACTCAGCTATGGATCGCTGCTCGTTACCTGCAGAGCATTTCGCTTCTCGTTGCTCCGCTATTTATTGGACGAAAGCCTGGAGTCTTTGTCCTTATAGCGATCTTTTCGGCAATATTCTCGTTTCTGCTTCTATCGATCTTTTATCTAAGGATTTTTCCCGCATGCTATGTAGAAGGCAGCGGGCTGACTACGTTCAAGATAGTCAGCGAATATACCATCTGTCTGATTCTCTCAGGTGCGTTAATCTTTGTCCTTGCACGCAAGGAAGAGTTTGACGCTCAGGTTCTTCGGCTGATTATCGGGTCCATCGTTGTCACCATCTTCTCCGAATTGAGCTTCACGCTGTATATCAGTGTCTACGGGTTTGCCAATTTTCTGGGGCATTTTCTCAAAATCGTCGCTTTCTATCTCCTGTATAGGGCACTCATCGAGATAGGTCTCAGGATGCCCTATAGACTGCTGTTCAGGGAGTTGGCGAGTGAGAAGGAAGCTTTACGGAAGTCAGAGGCAGAGTACCGAAATCTGGTGGACAATCTCAATGATATAATCTTCAAAATCGATGCCGAGGGGAAACTCACATACGTCAGCAAGCCGGTAACCTCTGTATTGGGATACGAACCTCAGGAATTGGTAAATCGATATTTCGCGTCCTTCATTCATCCTGAGGACGCGACCCGGTTCTCCGAAGGCATTCAGCATTGCCTTGAAGAAAGAATCTATCAAAACGAATTCCGGATTTGTACCAAGCAGGGCGAGTACCGTCGGGTCACAACTTCCAGCAGGGCAACTATGGAACACGGCAAGGCCGTGGGCGTCCAAGGAATTGTCACAGATATCACCGACATAACCGAGCGAAAACGGGCTGAAGAAGAACTCAAGCAAAGCGAAGCTCGTTTGGTAAGGTCCCAGGCAATAGCACATCTTGGAAGCTGGGAGCTCGATCTTGTCAATGACATTCTCACCTGGTCCGATGAAGTCTACAGGATTTTCGGCTTACAGCCGCAGGAATTCAAAGCAACGTATGGCGCCTTTCTCGAGGCTGTACATCCGGACGACCGTGCCGCGGTCGATGAAGCCTATTCGAGTTCATTGCGCGAGGAGCGAGACACGTACGAGATCGTGCACAGAGTGATCAGAAGATCGAACAGTGAAGTTCGTACCGTTCACGAAAGATGCGATCACATTCGGGACAAATCAGGCCGGATCGTTCGTTCGATAGGAATGGTGCACGATATAACCGAGCGTAAGAAAGCTGAGGACAAGCTCCGTGAAAGCGAAGAACGCAATCGTTTTCTCGCCGGTGTTGTGGAGTCTGCATTGCAGCCTTTTGCGGTGGGTCATGTGGACGGCACCATTAGCACTTTTAATAAGGCGTACTGCGATCTGGTCGGCTATACGGAAGCAGAGCTGCGGCATATGGACTGGTTTCAGAATCTCACACCGCCGGAATACCGTGACTTCGAATCAGCAAAGCTTGCTGAACTCAGGGCCACTAAAACGCCAGTGCGGTACGAAAAGGAGTACATCCGCAAAGATGGAACCCGAGTTCCCGTCGAATTGCTCGTACACCTCACCACGAATAGCAAGGGAGAGCCTGTATTTTATTCCTTCATAACCGATCTTACCGATCACAAGAGAGTCGAAGCCGCAATACGAGCGCTGAATCAGGAGCTTGAACAAAGAGTCCTAGAGCGCACAGCGGAATTGGCGGATTCGAATGAAAAGCTCAAGGCCGAGGTGGAAGAAAGAAGGCAGGCGGAACAGAAATTTCGTTCGATTTTCGAGAACAGCCTTGATGGTCTGTTGTTCCTCTCTCCTTCGGATGGGAGTATATTATTGGCCAATTCTGCAGCATGCGCCCTGTTCGGATACTCGGAACCCGACCTGCTCAAGCTTAGCCGAGATAGTATTTTTGCTCCGGAATTGGATGGTTTCGAGCGAGAAAAGCAGTCCAGGAGTTTCCGAGGAGAGTTGAACTGTATGCGCAGAGACGGCACTACATTTCCGGCAGAAATATCCTCTGCCATCTTTCACGATGCTGCCGGAGAAGAGCGATCGTGTGTCGTTATACGAGATATTACCCAACGAAAAAAGTCTGAAGAAGCGCTTCTCAAGTGGGGCCAGGTGTTCGAGCATGCACAATGGGGCATCGTGGTGAGCAGTGACGACAAGAAATCTCTGGCCTTTATGAATCCGGAATTTGCCAAGATGCACGGTTACACTCTGGAGGAATTGACAGGCCGTCCCATTCTGGATGTATTCGCTCCCGACGAACGGTCAGGCCTTGCCGATCACATCGCTATTGCGAATGAAAAAGGCCATCATATCTGGGAATCCAAACATATTCGGAAGAACGGGACCGTCTTCCCGGTCCTTATCGATGCAACGGCAGTAAAAGACGAAACCGGCGAAGTCCTGTATCGCGTCGTCAACGTCCAGGACATAACAGAGCGTAAGCATGCAGAAAATATGCTTAGACGCACACTTGACGACCTAAGCAGGTCGAACGCAGATCTTCAGCAATTTGCGTACGTAGCATCTCACGATTTACAGGAGCCCCTTCGTAATGTGGCCACATGTCTGCAGATGTTGGAGAAGAAATATAAGCACCAATTAGGTGAAGATGCAGACCGGTACATCCGTTTTGCCGTGGATGGCGCAGTTCGCATGAAAGCGCTCATTCAAGACCTCTTGACGTATTCCCGTGTTGCCACTGGCGAAAAAATTTCAGAGCACATAGAGTGTGGACAAATATTAGATCAAACACTGGAAAATCTGCGATCAACCATCATCGAGACAAGCGCGGAGATAACTCACGATCCGCTCCCGACAATTGCTGCAGATCCCACGCAATTGTTGCAGGTTTTTCAGAATCTTATCGCAAACGCCATGAAATTTCGCGGTGGGAAACGGCCCCACATTCATGTTTCGGCAGAGAGAAATGCTCACGGATGGGTTTTTTCCATTCGAGACAACGGTATTGGCATCGCCTCTCGTCACGTGGACAGAATCTTCGTAATTTTTCAGCGGCTGAACAAGAGATCCGAATATGACGGCACGGGAATGGGACTTGCCATTGTAAAGAAGATTATAGAACGACACGGCGGTAAAGTCTGGGTGGAGTCTGAGGTTGGTGAAGGATC